A portion of the Thioflavicoccus mobilis 8321 genome contains these proteins:
- a CDS encoding type II toxin-antitoxin system ParD family antitoxin, translating into MQTMNISLPDPLKEFVDGQIAEGRYSSASEYVRELIRADEQRKAQQALESALLEGLSSTETVLSDDDWKAIRAEAMSRLAARRQAS; encoded by the coding sequence ATGCAAACGATGAACATTTCCCTGCCCGACCCCCTGAAGGAGTTCGTGGACGGACAGATCGCAGAAGGCCGCTACAGCAGTGCGAGCGAGTATGTTCGCGAGCTCATCCGCGCCGACGAGCAGCGGAAGGCCCAGCAGGCATTAGAGTCCGCTCTGCTCGAGGGGCTCAGCAGTACCGAGACCGTGCTCTCCGACGACGACTGGAAGGCGATCCGCGCCGAGGCCATGAGCCGACTGGCCGCTCGAAGGCAAGCGTCCTGA
- a CDS encoding type II toxin-antitoxin system RelE/ParE family toxin has protein sequence MARVYQRATARRDLIQHFVHLAETAGEETADRFLTSARSTFEDLAEQPRIGAPLHLSNPALEHMRKWRVSGFENYLVFYLPRPDGVSVIRVLHAASDWWGLFGIETD, from the coding sequence ATGGCGCGTGTCTATCAACGCGCGACCGCACGGCGAGATCTGATCCAGCACTTTGTCCACTTGGCGGAAACGGCCGGCGAGGAGACCGCCGATCGCTTCCTGACCAGTGCCCGCTCGACCTTTGAGGATCTGGCCGAGCAACCGCGAATCGGCGCGCCTCTCCACCTCAGCAATCCGGCTCTGGAGCACATGCGCAAATGGCGCGTTAGCGGCTTCGAGAACTACCTGGTGTTCTACCTTCCGCGGCCGGACGGCGTGTCGGTCATCCGCGTCCTTCATGCCGCAAGCGATTGGTGGGGCCTGTTTGGCATCGAGACCGACTGA
- the tnpC gene encoding IS66 family transposase, with the protein MTSAACDIADAPPEWPAERTELLARIAQLEQQLAWFQRQIFGEKSERRLLLPPPGQLSLGEGFTTPGAAPASDTPVSAHRRRTSRDTPEKEDEDEEALFFDSARVPVEVIAVPNPATDGLAPEDYEVIGEKVSYRLAQRPGSYVILKYVRPLIKRKDDQRLHCPPAPAGVLEGGRADVSFLAGLVIDKFLYHLPLYRQHQRLSAAGIEVSRAWLTQQVLAAALLLTPIVAAQLSGIRAARVKAMDETPIKAGRQGPGKLKKGYFWPIWGDTDEGGGGDIVFLYRPSRAARHVREGLGEHRVAGEVLISDGYSAYARYAERVGLTHAQCWAHTRRTFERAKEIEPAAVAEALDLIGAFYACERAIRKQGLRGEAKRDYRLTHAKPVVEGFFAWAEEQVERAALLPSNPLTKALHYALQRREALSVYLDDPDVPIDTNHLERALRPIPMGRKNWLFCWTEVGAEAVATLQSLIVTCQLHDIDPYVYLVDVLQRIDQHPAAEVHRLIPRLWKQQFAENLLRSDLSRSVPATQ; encoded by the coding sequence ATGACATCAGCGGCTTGTGACATCGCCGACGCCCCGCCGGAGTGGCCCGCCGAGCGCACGGAATTGCTCGCGCGCATCGCCCAGCTCGAGCAGCAGCTGGCCTGGTTTCAGCGCCAGATTTTCGGTGAGAAGTCCGAACGTCGCCTCCTGTTGCCGCCGCCCGGGCAGCTCTCCCTCGGCGAGGGATTCACCACGCCCGGTGCGGCGCCCGCGTCCGACACCCCGGTCAGTGCTCATCGCCGCCGCACCTCTCGCGACACGCCCGAGAAGGAGGATGAGGATGAGGAGGCGCTGTTCTTCGATTCCGCGCGGGTTCCGGTCGAGGTCATCGCCGTGCCCAACCCCGCGACCGACGGGCTCGCCCCCGAGGACTACGAGGTCATCGGCGAGAAGGTCAGCTATCGTCTTGCCCAGCGCCCGGGTAGCTACGTCATCCTCAAGTACGTGCGCCCCTTGATCAAGCGCAAGGACGATCAGCGCCTGCACTGCCCGCCGGCCCCGGCGGGCGTGCTCGAAGGGGGGCGGGCCGATGTCAGCTTCCTCGCCGGGCTGGTCATCGATAAGTTCCTCTACCACCTGCCGCTGTATCGTCAGCACCAGCGTCTCTCGGCCGCCGGCATCGAGGTCAGCCGCGCGTGGCTGACCCAGCAGGTGCTGGCCGCGGCCTTGCTGCTGACCCCGATCGTGGCCGCCCAGTTGAGCGGGATCCGCGCCGCGCGGGTCAAGGCGATGGATGAGACGCCGATCAAGGCCGGGCGCCAGGGGCCCGGCAAGCTCAAGAAGGGGTATTTCTGGCCCATCTGGGGCGATACCGATGAGGGTGGTGGCGGCGACATCGTCTTCCTCTACCGACCCTCGCGTGCCGCGCGGCATGTGCGCGAGGGGCTCGGGGAGCATCGGGTGGCAGGGGAGGTGCTCATCAGCGATGGGTATAGCGCCTATGCACGCTATGCCGAACGCGTGGGCCTCACCCATGCCCAGTGCTGGGCGCATACCCGGCGCACCTTCGAGCGCGCCAAGGAGATCGAGCCGGCGGCCGTCGCTGAGGCCTTGGACCTCATCGGTGCCTTCTATGCCTGCGAACGCGCCATCCGCAAGCAGGGCCTGCGGGGCGAGGCCAAGCGCGATTATCGCCTCACCCACGCCAAGCCCGTCGTCGAAGGCTTCTTCGCCTGGGCCGAGGAGCAGGTCGAACGGGCCGCGCTGCTGCCGAGCAATCCGCTCACCAAGGCGCTGCACTACGCCCTACAGCGCCGTGAGGCCTTGAGCGTCTACCTCGACGACCCCGATGTGCCGATCGACACCAACCACCTCGAGCGTGCCCTGCGCCCGATCCCGATGGGGCGTAAGAACTGGCTGTTCTGCTGGACCGAGGTCGGCGCCGAGGCGGTGGCCACGCTGCAGAGCCTGATCGTCACCTGCCAGCTCCACGACATCGACCCCTACGTCTACCTCGTCGATGTACTTCAGCGCATCGATCAGCACCCAGCCGCGGAGGTCCATCGGCTGATCCCTCGGCTGTGGAAGCAGCAATTCGCCGAGAACCTGCTACGCTCGGACCTCAGCCGATCGGTGCCGGCCACGCAATAA
- the tnpB gene encoding IS66 family insertion sequence element accessory protein TnpB (TnpB, as the term is used for proteins encoded by IS66 family insertion elements, is considered an accessory protein, since TnpC, encoded by a neighboring gene, is a DDE family transposase.), producing MFFPEGRVRVFLHGRPVDMRKSFTGLIALTQQALAQDPLSGHLFVFVNRRGDYLKVLYWDRSGFCLWCKRLERGRFISDWRKRQDQELDVTGLRLLLEGIEPARRRLRYAREGEKRTAIW from the coding sequence ATGTTCTTCCCCGAGGGTCGGGTGCGGGTCTTTCTCCACGGCCGCCCGGTCGACATGCGCAAGTCCTTCACCGGTCTGATTGCCTTGACGCAGCAGGCGCTCGCCCAGGATCCCCTTTCGGGGCATCTGTTCGTCTTCGTCAATCGCCGCGGTGATTATCTGAAGGTCCTCTACTGGGACCGCAGCGGCTTCTGTCTGTGGTGCAAGCGCCTGGAGCGCGGGCGCTTCATCAGTGATTGGCGCAAGCGCCAGGATCAGGAGCTCGACGTCACCGGTTTGCGGCTGCTGTTGGAGGGCATCGAGCCGGCGCGACGGCGTCTGCGCTATGCACGAGAAGGTGAAAAGAGAACCGCAATCTGGTAG
- the tnpA gene encoding IS66 family insertion sequence element accessory protein TnpA, with the protein MATTTRVRRTHADWQAVISRAERSSLSTAAFCAGEGISTASFYLWRKRWRASNPPQGDVGEEAPEFLDLGLLSRPANTEGASWDLELDLGDGVVLRLRRA; encoded by the coding sequence ATGGCCACGACCACCCGCGTGCGACGCACCCACGCCGATTGGCAAGCTGTCATCTCCCGCGCCGAGCGCAGCTCGCTGAGCACCGCCGCGTTCTGTGCGGGCGAGGGGATCAGCACCGCGAGCTTCTATCTGTGGCGCAAGCGCTGGCGTGCGAGCAACCCGCCGCAGGGCGATGTCGGCGAGGAGGCGCCTGAGTTTCTCGATCTCGGCCTGCTGTCGAGGCCGGCCAACACGGAAGGCGCATCCTGGGACCTCGAGCTCGACCTCGGCGACGGTGTCGTACTGCGTCTGAGGCGCGCGTAA
- a CDS encoding JAB domain-containing protein: MATRIHPGTALQVQDSNGRYRSASDEDVLNAARSAINRRFRRGRALTSPVDSQEFLAVRLAHLEHEVFAVLWLDNRHRILAFEELFRGTIDGSSVHPREVVKFALCHNAAACIMAHNHSSGVSEPSRADLNTTQRLKDALVLIDVRVLDHIVVGETRTSLAARGLV; encoded by the coding sequence ATGGCAACTCGAATCCATCCCGGCACAGCCCTCCAGGTTCAGGACTCCAACGGCCGTTACAGGTCGGCATCCGACGAGGATGTCCTCAACGCCGCCCGCTCGGCGATCAATCGCCGATTCCGGCGGGGCAGGGCGCTGACATCGCCGGTTGACTCCCAAGAGTTCCTCGCAGTCCGGCTTGCGCACCTGGAACACGAGGTGTTCGCCGTCCTCTGGCTGGACAACCGGCACCGCATCCTCGCCTTCGAGGAACTGTTCCGCGGCACCATCGACGGGAGCAGTGTCCATCCCCGAGAGGTCGTCAAGTTCGCCCTCTGTCACAACGCTGCCGCCTGCATTATGGCGCACAACCACTCCTCGGGCGTCAGCGAGCCGTCCCGGGCTGACCTGAACACTACCCAGCGGTTGAAGGACGCCTTGGTTCTGATCGATGTCCGGGTCCTCGACCACATCGTTGTCGGCGAAACCCGTACCTCCCTTGCCGCGAGAGGGCTTGTCTGA
- a CDS encoding P-loop NTPase fold protein — MPKQLSAAIITNVVKDYVNAEDTAHAIMLDGEWGCGKTYLWKRTIAPAIGEQRCLYISLYGLASFEDIDNALFRELTFLGSTDSGGTLSDMLNKSSAGIGDVRLGGIGSLVAYALQQWKKRTIKHSDKGLICFDDLERWSGPPHTVLSYINRFCEREGQKVLVIGNYKAFMSQVGDAVGTSGFRKTIRFKYKLQIPAEHVLEVAASSCSWFPPDASTYLSEILEAHKLRLTSFIKRFRIHNIRTVATTLHYFLVTQQANKALFRNAKLQAVAFLESLLATMVLLNTEEPDHGLRDILEDPDCDDHTPLLKGFASLQNALGKTEFEQLTRCAIYSQSRVGITSLVSRGTYIAEEFQTTLQQWEALDAYYSYLDETHFYSLDDAQAHDLTKKVTEGVLQRREVTDASLLLSLLDRLLQDIREKAISTDESELLESFRRLFEELVKNGDLEPGDTSVAVSIVNIPSQFAEAIQSLLDQHKSANRQLGARRFWDSLASQSEPEDVAALVALNREEPLFIAPTQVILSRVEALSNPSLAALLSALADRLDAKSAASAREAESEAASQVAAALMEKYGSLVGVREANLRRLSTLLATDGATR, encoded by the coding sequence ATGCCAAAGCAGCTTTCCGCCGCTATTATCACCAATGTCGTCAAAGACTACGTAAACGCCGAAGACACTGCGCATGCGATCATGTTGGATGGTGAGTGGGGGTGCGGTAAGACCTACCTCTGGAAACGCACGATCGCCCCCGCAATCGGCGAGCAGCGTTGCCTATACATTTCCCTGTACGGATTGGCCTCCTTCGAAGATATTGACAACGCTCTATTCCGAGAACTAACCTTTCTCGGCAGTACCGATAGTGGCGGCACACTATCCGACATGCTCAATAAATCGTCTGCCGGGATAGGAGACGTCCGACTAGGTGGCATTGGAAGCCTTGTCGCATACGCACTGCAACAATGGAAAAAGCGCACGATAAAGCACAGCGATAAAGGCCTAATATGCTTTGATGATCTGGAGCGCTGGTCTGGACCGCCTCATACCGTACTATCGTACATCAATCGTTTTTGCGAACGCGAAGGACAGAAGGTTCTCGTCATTGGCAATTACAAAGCATTCATGAGCCAAGTTGGCGACGCTGTTGGAACCAGTGGCTTTCGGAAAACTATTCGCTTCAAATACAAACTGCAGATACCGGCAGAGCATGTCCTTGAAGTAGCAGCTAGTTCCTGCTCTTGGTTTCCGCCTGACGCCTCAACATACCTGTCTGAGATCCTAGAAGCACATAAACTTCGACTTACTTCCTTCATCAAGCGCTTTCGAATACACAACATACGCACTGTTGCGACGACTTTGCACTACTTCTTGGTTACACAGCAGGCCAATAAAGCACTATTTCGAAACGCCAAGCTACAAGCTGTTGCATTTCTTGAATCACTACTGGCGACGATGGTCTTGCTGAATACCGAAGAGCCCGACCACGGGTTGCGCGATATTCTAGAAGATCCAGACTGCGACGACCATACCCCCCTTCTCAAAGGCTTTGCTTCCCTTCAAAACGCCTTAGGAAAAACGGAGTTCGAACAGCTCACCAGGTGCGCAATCTATAGCCAATCGCGCGTCGGTATTACGAGCCTCGTGTCGCGCGGAACATATATCGCGGAGGAGTTCCAAACAACCTTGCAACAGTGGGAAGCGCTTGACGCGTACTATTCGTACCTTGATGAAACGCATTTTTATTCTTTGGACGATGCCCAAGCTCATGATCTCACAAAGAAGGTTACCGAAGGCGTACTCCAGAGACGCGAAGTGACTGATGCATCCCTACTGCTTTCGCTCTTAGACCGGCTCCTACAGGACATCCGAGAAAAAGCCATTAGTACGGATGAAAGTGAACTGCTAGAGTCTTTTCGGCGCCTGTTCGAAGAACTTGTCAAGAATGGAGATCTTGAGCCTGGAGACACAAGTGTCGCTGTATCGATCGTAAATATCCCATCGCAGTTCGCAGAGGCAATCCAATCGCTACTCGATCAGCACAAAAGCGCGAATAGACAACTCGGTGCCCGTCGCTTCTGGGACAGCTTGGCAAGCCAATCTGAGCCAGAAGACGTAGCAGCCTTAGTTGCCTTGAACAGAGAAGAACCTCTTTTCATTGCCCCGACCCAAGTCATACTGAGCCGGGTGGAAGCGCTGTCAAATCCGTCGCTTGCCGCACTTCTGTCAGCGCTAGCGGACCGGCTCGATGCAAAGAGCGCGGCTAGCGCCCGAGAGGCTGAGTCTGAGGCTGCGAGTCAAGTTGCCGCCGCACTGATGGAAAAATACGGATCGCTAGTTGGCGTGCGGGAAGCGAATCTCCGGCGACTCTCGACGCTGCTCGCGACTGATGGCGCTACTCGGTGA
- a CDS encoding DUF3991 and TOPRIM domain-containing protein has translation MTFSHAKKSPRDYGAGYRDELERFKTAINLTEYAASQGYQLDKRASSRNSVVMRHSAGDKVVIARGEDQHWIYFSVRNDSDNGSIIDFIQYRRRCSLADVRRELRPWVGGAVPRPALELYVPEVVPVSRDRAGVIRALAAMKPLVTHRYLEEKRAIPRDLLAHPRFAGKVLVDACSNVIFPHVDRDGPCGYEIKNHRFTGFAPGGEKGLWISGVQRTDTALVLAESGIDALSYAALNPDENARYASFGGTMNPSQPALIRAAIERLAPGVAVQIATDNDEDGAGFAVIIGGLIAETGRSDLAVERAVPIDAKDWNDALLRASGVALATG, from the coding sequence GTGACTTTTTCGCATGCGAAAAAATCACCGAGAGACTATGGCGCCGGCTACCGCGACGAGCTGGAGCGCTTCAAGACCGCCATCAACCTCACCGAGTACGCCGCCAGCCAGGGCTACCAGCTCGACAAGCGTGCAAGCTCGCGCAACTCCGTCGTCATGCGTCATTCCGCTGGCGACAAGGTCGTCATCGCGCGCGGCGAGGACCAGCACTGGATCTACTTCTCCGTGCGCAACGACAGCGACAACGGCTCCATCATCGACTTCATCCAGTATCGGCGCCGATGCAGTCTCGCGGATGTCCGCCGGGAGCTACGCCCCTGGGTTGGCGGCGCCGTCCCCCGGCCGGCGCTGGAGCTGTACGTCCCCGAGGTAGTCCCGGTCTCGCGAGACCGAGCAGGCGTCATCCGCGCCCTTGCAGCCATGAAGCCCCTCGTGACACATCGGTATCTGGAAGAGAAGCGGGCGATCCCCCGCGATCTTCTCGCCCATCCGCGCTTTGCCGGCAAGGTTCTGGTCGATGCCTGCTCCAACGTTATTTTTCCCCATGTCGACCGGGATGGGCCTTGCGGCTACGAGATCAAGAACCACCGATTTACCGGCTTCGCGCCGGGAGGGGAGAAGGGGTTGTGGATCTCGGGTGTGCAGCGCACCGATACCGCCCTGGTCCTGGCCGAGAGTGGCATCGACGCCTTGAGCTATGCGGCCTTAAACCCTGACGAGAACGCCCGCTATGCGAGCTTCGGGGGTACCATGAATCCCTCTCAGCCGGCCCTGATCCGGGCCGCCATCGAGCGCCTGGCGCCAGGGGTGGCGGTGCAGATCGCGACGGACAACGACGAGGACGGCGCTGGGTTCGCGGTCATCATCGGGGGCCTGATTGCGGAGACGGGGAGGAGCGACTTAGCGGTCGAGCGGGCTGTCCCGATCGATGCCAAGGACTGGAACGATGCGCTTCTGCGTGCAAGCGGGGTGGCTCTTGCAACCGGTTGA
- a CDS encoding ParB/RepB/Spo0J family partition protein, translating to MSLKGISSLAELMDTPAEAGAQEIALSLIDPDPNQPRTSFDELRLENLAASVKAQGVIEPLIVSHHPETAGRYMLIAGERRWRAAGKAGLTLVPVVIRELTGDQRLAVQLVENIDREELSVMEEALAVTRLLDFGRKPKEVADMLGKTAAWVSLRKKIAKHQAILEYFVVQGQTGDAETLAMLVDLEKIDRKAFEDMLQQDQVGRAMVREALDLAKARKEEAVNPKKSPIPKVTDPSESAHGGEEAAAERTGTSARSRSEGEASDPESPAAGTEEETPARSKASRTKRKGDSGSEGGSAAYDEIARALQTTLGLPVTIDAPRDGKSGELRIGFANLLELEGLQQNLT from the coding sequence ATGAGCCTAAAAGGAATCTCCAGCCTTGCCGAGCTGATGGATACCCCGGCGGAGGCCGGTGCCCAGGAGATCGCGCTTTCGCTGATCGATCCCGATCCCAACCAACCGCGCACGAGCTTCGATGAGCTGCGTCTGGAGAACCTGGCGGCATCGGTGAAGGCGCAGGGTGTCATCGAGCCGCTGATCGTCTCCCATCATCCCGAAACCGCTGGACGCTACATGCTGATCGCGGGGGAGCGTCGCTGGCGCGCGGCTGGCAAGGCTGGCCTGACTCTGGTTCCGGTGGTCATCCGCGAGCTGACCGGAGATCAGCGTCTGGCGGTCCAACTGGTCGAGAACATCGACCGCGAGGAGCTCTCGGTCATGGAGGAGGCCCTGGCCGTGACGCGACTGCTCGACTTCGGCCGCAAGCCGAAGGAAGTCGCGGACATGCTCGGCAAGACCGCCGCCTGGGTCTCGCTGCGCAAGAAGATCGCCAAGCATCAGGCGATCCTCGAATACTTCGTGGTTCAGGGTCAGACCGGCGACGCCGAGACCCTGGCGATGCTCGTCGACCTGGAGAAGATCGACCGGAAAGCCTTCGAGGACATGCTCCAGCAGGATCAGGTCGGACGCGCCATGGTCCGCGAGGCCCTGGACCTGGCGAAGGCTCGAAAGGAGGAAGCCGTAAATCCCAAGAAATCGCCGATTCCGAAAGTCACCGATCCGTCGGAATCGGCCCATGGCGGGGAAGAAGCCGCGGCCGAACGAACGGGTACATCCGCGCGCTCGCGGTCGGAAGGCGAGGCATCGGACCCCGAATCTCCAGCAGCCGGGACCGAAGAAGAGACACCGGCACGATCGAAGGCATCGAGGACCAAGCGCAAGGGTGATTCCGGTTCGGAAGGCGGGAGCGCTGCTTATGACGAGATCGCCCGAGCCTTGCAGACCACGTTGGGCTTGCCGGTGACGATTGACGCCCCTCGGGACGGCAAATCCGGCGAGCTTCGGATTGGTTTTGCGAACCTGCTGGAGCTGGAAGGTCTCCAGCAGAACCTGACCTGA
- a CDS encoding ParA family protein, whose product MQIIAIANQKGGVGKSTLAVHLAWLALEQERPVLLVDMDGQANSSRTFTDEFTGVLASKLFTEAPGTLKGSPQAISDQFSLIPADMAINDVEGLELETIERPAAHIRALPLTAETLVIIDTPPTLGRRLLSALIAADAVVSPVALNGYSIQGITDLQKTIQTVMRRFNPRLKNLGLLANMVNSRSATHAQMLGELRQVLGDKLLSVTLGHRVAISDAIDRGRPVWQGTRGESAQRAAQEMRGVCTAILEKLS is encoded by the coding sequence ATGCAGATCATCGCGATCGCGAATCAGAAGGGGGGCGTTGGCAAGTCCACGCTCGCCGTTCACCTGGCCTGGCTGGCGCTGGAGCAGGAACGCCCGGTCTTGCTGGTGGACATGGACGGACAGGCCAACAGCAGTCGGACCTTCACCGACGAGTTCACCGGCGTGCTGGCCTCGAAGCTCTTCACCGAGGCACCCGGCACGCTGAAGGGCTCACCGCAGGCGATTTCCGATCAGTTTTCCCTGATCCCGGCCGACATGGCGATCAACGATGTCGAGGGCCTGGAGCTGGAGACCATCGAACGCCCGGCCGCCCATATTCGCGCCCTTCCCCTGACGGCCGAAACCCTGGTCATCATCGATACGCCGCCCACCCTGGGCCGGCGCCTGTTGTCGGCGTTGATCGCCGCCGATGCCGTTGTCAGCCCCGTCGCCCTCAACGGCTACTCGATCCAGGGCATCACCGACCTGCAGAAGACCATCCAGACCGTGATGCGCCGCTTCAATCCGCGGCTCAAGAATCTCGGGCTCCTGGCAAACATGGTCAACAGCCGCTCCGCGACCCACGCCCAGATGCTCGGCGAGCTGCGCCAGGTGCTCGGTGACAAGCTGCTGTCCGTCACCCTCGGGCACAGGGTCGCGATCTCGGACGCCATCGACCGCGGCCGGCCCGTCTGGCAGGGCACCAGGGGCGAGAGCGCCCAACGTGCCGCGCAAGAGATGCGTGGTGTCTGCACCGCCATCCTGGAGAAGCTGTCATGA
- a CDS encoding DUF6573 family protein has protein sequence MFEDADLIHRYTRADALEDGTLVDVTETAKGVGFRIPVALTRTAWSDCVAWTEEDNERVVYQDESGRLWDLLWMAINAARRNTEASRLEFKVLRVPRDSRTGQPVSVTLVLDIGPGDQGEAVITIGFAEDF, from the coding sequence ATGTTCGAAGATGCAGACCTGATCCATCGCTACACGCGCGCCGATGCCCTGGAGGATGGCACGCTCGTTGATGTCACCGAGACCGCCAAGGGGGTGGGCTTCAGGATTCCCGTCGCCCTGACCCGGACCGCTTGGAGCGATTGCGTCGCCTGGACCGAGGAGGACAACGAGCGCGTCGTCTATCAAGACGAGTCTGGCCGGCTCTGGGATCTGCTTTGGATGGCGATCAACGCCGCACGGCGGAACACCGAGGCGAGCCGCCTGGAGTTCAAGGTTCTGCGGGTCCCCAGGGATAGCCGGACCGGACAGCCCGTTTCGGTGACCCTGGTTTTGGACATTGGCCCCGGGGATCAGGGCGAGGCCGTCATCACCATCGGATTCGCCGAGGACTTCTAG
- the radC gene encoding RadC family protein, with amino-acid sequence MTQQILSFPANASTNRFADLRPGDLSADEKASLVELALTILARKHRRGSALTSPEATRSYLRLEIGERHHELFGCLFLDNRHRIIAKEELFYGTIDGASVHPRVVVARALELNAAAVVFFHNHPSGVAEPSQSDLRITTRLKDALALVDVRVLDHLVVSVEDSVSLAERGLI; translated from the coding sequence ATGACTCAGCAGATCCTTTCCTTTCCCGCCAACGCGAGCACCAACCGCTTCGCGGATCTTCGGCCCGGTGACTTGTCGGCGGACGAGAAGGCGTCTTTGGTCGAGTTGGCATTGACCATCCTGGCGCGCAAGCATCGCCGAGGCAGCGCGCTCACCAGCCCGGAGGCAACCCGGTCCTATCTGCGCCTGGAGATCGGCGAGCGTCACCATGAGCTGTTCGGCTGTCTGTTCCTGGACAACCGGCACCGCATCATCGCCAAGGAAGAGCTGTTCTACGGCACCATCGACGGGGCCTCGGTGCATCCTCGGGTTGTCGTCGCTCGCGCCCTGGAGCTCAACGCCGCGGCGGTGGTGTTCTTCCACAACCATCCTTCAGGGGTCGCAGAGCCGAGCCAATCGGACTTGCGGATCACCACGCGATTGAAGGACGCCTTGGCCCTGGTAGATGTTCGGGTCCTGGATCACCTGGTGGTGTCCGTCGAGGATTCGGTCTCGCTGGCCGAGCGTGGCCTTATCTGA
- a CDS encoding ATP-binding protein, which yields MIPRTIGAKVEAALARQAAVGLIGPRQVGKTTLAHEIAKTQPSIYLDLEAAADRDKLSDPVLFLDRHVDKLVILDEIHRVPALFEALRGIIDAGRRAGHRTGRFLILGSATIDLLRQSGESLAGRITYVDLAPLTADEVDRSDLEQLWLRGGFPDSFLAATDEDSLELRESFVRTYLERDVPMFGPRIPAETLRRLWTMLAHNQGTLLNASRLASGLSVSAPTVTSYIDLLVDLLLVRRLPPFHANVGKRLVKSPKTYVRDSGLTHALLNIETFEDLLGHPVSGPSWEGFVIENLITAAPSRTQASFYRTAAGAEIDLLLELGDKRGTWAVEIKRSLAAKPQRGFYNAVEDIQPTKAFVVHAGDDRYPISESVEAVGLREMIGLLS from the coding sequence ATGATACCTCGCACCATTGGCGCAAAAGTAGAAGCCGCCTTGGCACGTCAGGCCGCGGTCGGCCTCATCGGCCCGCGCCAGGTCGGCAAGACCACCCTCGCCCACGAGATCGCCAAGACGCAGCCGTCGATCTACCTGGACCTCGAAGCCGCGGCGGACAGGGACAAGCTCTCCGACCCGGTGCTCTTCCTGGACAGACATGTCGACAAGCTCGTCATTCTCGACGAGATCCACCGGGTCCCCGCCCTGTTCGAGGCGCTCCGCGGCATCATCGACGCCGGACGGCGCGCCGGGCACCGTACGGGACGCTTCCTCATCCTGGGATCGGCGACCATCGACCTGCTGCGCCAGTCCGGGGAAAGCTTGGCCGGTCGAATCACCTATGTGGATCTTGCCCCGCTGACGGCTGACGAAGTCGACCGCAGCGACCTCGAGCAGCTTTGGCTGCGCGGCGGATTCCCCGACAGCTTCCTGGCGGCGACTGATGAAGACAGCCTCGAGCTGCGCGAGAGCTTTGTCCGCACCTATCTGGAACGCGATGTGCCGATGTTCGGACCGCGCATCCCGGCGGAGACCCTGAGACGTCTCTGGACCATGCTAGCCCACAACCAAGGCACTCTGCTCAACGCCTCACGCCTGGCCTCGGGCCTGAGTGTGTCGGCTCCAACCGTCACCAGCTACATCGACCTGCTGGTGGACCTGCTCCTGGTGCGCCGACTACCGCCGTTTCATGCCAATGTGGGCAAACGTCTGGTCAAGTCCCCGAAGACCTACGTCCGCGACAGCGGCCTGACTCACGCACTGCTCAACATCGAGACCTTCGAGGATCTGCTCGGGCACCCCGTATCCGGTCCGAGCTGGGAAGGCTTCGTCATCGAGAACCTGATCACGGCCGCACCGAGCCGAACCCAGGCCAGCTTCTACCGCACGGCAGCCGGCGCCGAGATCGATTTGCTCCTGGAGCTCGGAGACAAACGGGGCACCTGGGCTGTCGAGATCAAGCGCAGCCTCGCGGCCAAACCCCAGCGAGGCTTCTACAACGCGGTCGAGGACATCCAGCCGACGAAGGCCTTCGTCGTTCATGCCGGCGACGACCGTTACCCGATCTCGGAGAGCGTCGAGGCGGTCGGGCTGCGGGAGATGATTGGACTGTTGAGTTGA